One segment of Amycolatopsis alba DSM 44262 DNA contains the following:
- a CDS encoding cytochrome P450 — MAPPLGVPVAPGRWPLLGHTVPMLRDPVKLLSSLGSHGDVVRLDFGPMPVYLVTTPELAWRLLAVDAGKFDKGIVFDKMRPLFGDGLATSNGAFNQRQRRMMLPAFQRSRIALYAETTMTKVAVDLADSWEPGEVVEFDRRMQDLALTISGRTLFSAELGDEALAEIQRSIPIMLKYVMVRAFSPKFVERLPIPANREFDAAAARLRRVIGDAVLKAREKGGDQGDLLSMLLLAKDDETGEKMTDRQVEDEVITILTTGAETTAVALAWFFHEIGMRPDIERAFHAEVDEVLGGGPARFDHLPRLVRTQRIINEVVRRTPPVILMRRAREDVELGGVRIPAGTEVAVSQHTLHRDPRWFPEPERFDPDRWEPERAAEVPKGAFIPFGAGARLCPGHQFAPAEIALVAATIGAKWRLEPVPGVKVFPKIKATMQPNRLPMTVVPRSTG; from the coding sequence ATGGCACCACCTCTGGGCGTCCCCGTCGCACCAGGCCGCTGGCCGCTGCTCGGGCACACCGTGCCGATGCTGCGCGACCCGGTGAAGCTGCTGTCGTCACTGGGCTCGCACGGTGACGTGGTCCGCCTCGACTTCGGCCCGATGCCGGTCTATCTCGTCACCACGCCGGAACTGGCGTGGCGGCTGCTCGCCGTCGACGCGGGGAAGTTCGACAAAGGCATCGTGTTCGACAAGATGCGGCCGCTTTTCGGCGACGGCCTCGCCACTTCCAACGGCGCTTTCAACCAGCGGCAACGGCGGATGATGCTGCCCGCTTTCCAGCGAAGCCGCATCGCGCTCTACGCCGAGACGACGATGACGAAGGTCGCTGTAGACCTTGCCGACTCCTGGGAACCGGGCGAGGTGGTCGAATTCGACCGGCGGATGCAGGATCTCGCGCTGACCATCTCCGGGCGCACGCTGTTCTCCGCCGAACTCGGCGACGAGGCGCTCGCCGAAATCCAGCGGTCGATCCCGATCATGCTGAAGTACGTCATGGTCCGGGCCTTCTCGCCGAAGTTCGTGGAACGGCTGCCGATCCCGGCGAACCGCGAGTTCGACGCCGCGGCCGCGCGGCTCCGGCGGGTCATCGGCGACGCGGTGCTCAAGGCGCGTGAGAAGGGCGGCGATCAGGGCGACCTGCTGTCGATGTTGTTGCTGGCCAAGGACGACGAGACCGGCGAGAAGATGACCGACCGGCAGGTGGAGGACGAGGTCATCACGATCCTCACCACCGGCGCCGAGACCACCGCCGTCGCGCTGGCCTGGTTCTTCCACGAGATCGGGATGCGGCCGGACATCGAGCGCGCGTTCCACGCCGAGGTCGACGAGGTGCTCGGCGGCGGGCCCGCGCGGTTCGACCACCTGCCGCGCCTGGTCCGCACGCAGCGGATCATCAACGAGGTCGTCCGCCGGACCCCGCCGGTGATCCTGATGCGGCGCGCGCGGGAGGACGTCGAACTCGGCGGTGTGCGGATCCCCGCCGGCACCGAGGTCGCGGTCAGCCAGCACACGCTGCACCGCGATCCGCGCTGGTTCCCCGAACCCGAACGGTTCGACCCGGATCGCTGGGAGCCGGAACGGGCCGCCGAGGTGCCGAAGGGCGCGTTCATCCCGTTCGGCGCCGGCGCCCGGCTGTGCCCCGGTCATCAGTTCGCTCCCGCGGAGATCGCCTTGGTGGCGGCGACGATCGGCGCGAAGTGGCGGCTGGAACCGGTACCGGGGGTGAAGGTCTTTCCCAAGATCAAAGCGACGATGCAGCCGAACCGGTTGCCGATGACCGTGGTGCCGAGAAGTACGGGCTGA
- a CDS encoding alpha/beta hydrolase, giving the protein MPLKLASAVAACCALLGGFLVAAPAAAVEIRCSDLDLPVTGPLGEPATVHGRFCLPDGPAPDAVQLLVHGGTYNSAYWDLPYDPDHYSYQRDMAKHGYATFAADQLGSGGSSKPLSLPLLLPALARSMHEVVGHLRAGRVGGTPFAKVVIVGHSVGSGIVAAEASTYQDVDGVILTGMTHLPSVPALTFGVLFGLQPAFADDRLGSLGSDPLYFTTKPGARAGLFYAAENADPQVIAADEATKDQVSVPGMGTVAVFGIVLPATKAIRVPVFQAVGEKDILFCGLFALRDCSSGATLRPAEAPYYRPEAELSTYVLPGAGHSLALHRNASLYRDATREWLRDTVGVAVS; this is encoded by the coding sequence ATGCCGCTCAAACTGGCCTCCGCGGTGGCCGCCTGCTGCGCGCTCCTCGGTGGTTTCCTGGTCGCCGCCCCGGCCGCGGCCGTCGAAATCCGTTGTTCCGACCTGGATCTGCCGGTCACCGGCCCGCTCGGTGAGCCCGCCACGGTGCACGGCCGGTTCTGCCTGCCCGACGGCCCGGCCCCCGACGCCGTTCAGCTGCTGGTGCACGGCGGCACCTACAACAGCGCCTACTGGGACCTGCCCTACGACCCGGACCACTATTCGTACCAGCGCGACATGGCCAAGCACGGCTACGCGACCTTCGCGGCGGATCAGCTCGGTTCGGGCGGGAGCAGCAAACCGCTCAGCCTTCCGCTCCTGCTGCCGGCGCTGGCGCGATCGATGCACGAGGTGGTCGGCCACCTGCGCGCGGGGCGGGTCGGTGGCACGCCGTTCGCGAAGGTCGTGATCGTCGGGCATTCGGTCGGTTCGGGCATCGTCGCGGCCGAGGCGTCGACGTATCAGGACGTGGACGGCGTGATCCTCACCGGTATGACGCATCTGCCGTCGGTGCCCGCGTTGACCTTCGGCGTGCTTTTCGGTCTGCAGCCCGCGTTCGCGGACGACAGGCTCGGTTCACTGGGCAGCGATCCGCTCTATTTCACGACGAAACCGGGAGCGCGCGCCGGACTGTTCTACGCGGCGGAAAATGCCGACCCGCAGGTCATTGCCGCGGACGAGGCGACAAAGGATCAGGTTTCGGTCCCCGGAATGGGCACCGTCGCCGTGTTCGGCATCGTGCTGCCCGCGACGAAAGCGATCCGGGTGCCGGTTTTCCAGGCGGTCGGCGAGAAGGACATCCTGTTCTGCGGTTTGTTCGCGCTGCGGGACTGTTCGAGCGGCGCGACGCTGCGTCCGGCGGAAGCGCCGTATTACCGGCCCGAGGCCGAACTTTCCACGTATGTTCTGCCCGGTGCCGGACATTCGCTGGCGCTGCACCGCAACGCGTCCCTGTACCGGGACGCCACACGCGAATGGCTGAGGGACACGGTCGGTGTTGCAGTATCGTAG
- a CDS encoding EAL domain-containing protein yields the protein MTAPLPNGDEISVSPDTSKRTSSSASPKRKNAAPTRATLARKWAYLVTSTAYLPYTHAQIEEHFSVLLDEIFAAVLSDDAEPAQAAEAGARLVALRCVGPDSLRRTMEVLGKGLLHEPELRSVKSLPERVLQVLGALASGYGEALRESIQTQQEDLSRTLVTLERETRRELVLTQARFEQLLTGSKTGVAVTRVDGRVQRVNPAFADLLSRPVTDLIGLNLYDLIHPEDAEGLREGYRKLLEGESRRLELSRRLVTDDEEPTWAAFTGAVIRDPAGEPQQLITLVDGDTDVSLLQRQLSRQALHDPLTGLPNRQFFGTRLEKALRHADPAFGVTVYHLDLDGFSLIAGGLGQKQSDDLLKNVAAKLRVVVGGEEALVARIGGDEFGILIQNTAASPDVATVIGMINQELSEPVYLEGGSGVAVSACVGVVHRPPRDIAPNELLRVSDMTLRRAQANGYRQWALSDSALDTRERHEFGLAVSMAGAWETGEIAVDFRPLTWLADSKPAGIEARLAWNHPRHGRIGHDTCVRFADETGLIVPLGEWLIRTACEESDDRLPMVVGLTPHQAADPDLVGSVRSVLAATGLGPSRLRLGFPAGAVLAELGETVDNLHLLAEIGVDAELQDFGMTGDVVCLVDVPVRTVRIAPRLAERRTEPLAERSLRNLIETANMAGATVIADGIDSTGDAGWWRSAGAHIGAGRYFG from the coding sequence GTGACTGCCCCACTTCCGAACGGCGATGAGATCTCCGTATCGCCGGACACCTCGAAGAGAACTTCATCCTCCGCATCGCCGAAGCGGAAGAATGCCGCGCCGACCAGGGCGACGCTCGCTCGCAAATGGGCGTACCTTGTCACCAGTACGGCGTATCTTCCGTATACCCACGCCCAGATCGAAGAGCATTTCTCCGTTCTGCTGGACGAGATCTTCGCGGCGGTGCTGAGTGACGACGCCGAGCCCGCGCAGGCCGCCGAGGCCGGCGCGCGGCTCGTCGCGCTCAGGTGTGTCGGGCCGGACAGCCTGCGTCGCACGATGGAGGTACTCGGCAAGGGGCTCTTGCACGAACCGGAGTTGCGGAGCGTGAAGTCGCTCCCCGAACGGGTGCTGCAGGTGCTCGGCGCGCTCGCGTCCGGCTACGGCGAGGCCTTGCGCGAGAGCATCCAGACGCAGCAAGAGGATCTGAGTCGCACGCTGGTCACCCTCGAACGCGAGACCAGGCGTGAACTGGTCCTCACGCAGGCGCGTTTCGAGCAGCTGCTCACCGGCTCGAAGACCGGGGTGGCCGTCACCAGGGTGGACGGCCGCGTCCAGCGGGTGAACCCGGCGTTCGCCGACCTGCTCAGCAGGCCCGTCACCGACCTGATCGGGCTCAACCTCTACGACCTGATCCACCCGGAAGACGCGGAAGGCCTGCGCGAGGGCTACCGGAAGCTGCTCGAAGGCGAGAGCCGGCGGCTCGAACTGTCGCGAAGACTCGTCACCGACGACGAGGAACCGACGTGGGCCGCCTTCACCGGCGCGGTCATCCGCGACCCGGCGGGCGAACCCCAGCAGCTGATCACGCTCGTCGACGGCGACACCGACGTCTCGCTGCTCCAGCGGCAGCTGAGCCGTCAGGCACTGCACGATCCGCTGACCGGCCTGCCGAACCGGCAGTTCTTCGGCACCCGCCTGGAGAAGGCGCTGCGGCACGCCGACCCGGCCTTCGGTGTCACGGTCTACCACCTCGACCTCGACGGATTCTCGCTGATCGCGGGCGGGCTCGGGCAGAAGCAGAGCGACGACCTGCTGAAGAACGTCGCCGCGAAGCTCCGGGTCGTCGTAGGCGGCGAGGAAGCGCTCGTCGCCAGGATCGGCGGCGACGAGTTCGGCATCCTCATCCAGAACACCGCCGCCAGCCCGGACGTCGCCACCGTGATCGGCATGATCAACCAGGAACTGTCCGAACCGGTCTACCTCGAAGGAGGCAGCGGGGTCGCGGTCTCGGCCTGCGTCGGGGTCGTGCACCGGCCGCCCCGCGACATCGCGCCGAACGAACTGCTGCGCGTCTCCGACATGACCCTGCGCCGGGCGCAGGCCAACGGCTACCGGCAGTGGGCACTGTCCGACTCCGCCCTCGACACCAGGGAACGGCACGAGTTCGGCCTGGCCGTCTCCATGGCAGGAGCCTGGGAAACCGGTGAGATCGCGGTCGACTTCCGGCCGCTGACGTGGCTCGCGGACAGCAAGCCCGCGGGCATCGAGGCGCGGCTCGCGTGGAACCATCCCCGCCACGGCCGGATCGGTCACGACACCTGCGTCCGTTTCGCCGACGAGACCGGGCTCATCGTGCCGCTCGGCGAATGGCTCATCCGCACCGCGTGCGAGGAGTCGGACGACCGGCTCCCGATGGTCGTGGGGCTGACCCCGCATCAGGCCGCGGATCCCGATCTCGTCGGCTCGGTGCGGAGCGTGCTCGCCGCGACCGGTCTCGGCCCTTCGCGGCTGCGGCTGGGGTTCCCCGCCGGTGCCGTGCTCGCCGAACTCGGGGAGACCGTCGACAACCTGCATCTCCTCGCCGAGATCGGCGTCGACGCCGAACTGCAGGACTTCGGCATGACCGGTGACGTCGTCTGCCTCGTGGACGTGCCCGTCCGGACGGTCCGGATCGCTCCCCGGCTGGCCGAGCGGCGGACGGAGCCGCTGGCGGAGCGGTCGCTGCGGAACCTCATCGAGACCGCGAACATGGCGGGCGCGACGGTGATCGCGGACGGGATCGATTCCACCGGCGACGCCGGATGGTGGCGGTCGGCCGGTGCCCACATCGGGGCAGGACGCTACTTCGGTTAG
- a CDS encoding substrate-binding domain-containing protein produces the protein MRMQVGPRRGGRFTAPVVVLSLLPVIALGAWWGVDYLRARLAGNGCDALTPVGITAAPDIAPVLTRLAATVPQQECFSVTVTASESAKTADLLGTTTSGGPDVWVPESSTMLSQARDAGAWNLPESGQPVANSPVVLGLPDETARRFGWPGKTPTWQEILDDSPVGMPDPARDPLAARVPPFGAGSQTCLFPGTT, from the coding sequence ATGCGCATGCAGGTAGGCCCGAGGCGTGGTGGGCGTTTCACCGCGCCCGTCGTCGTCTTGAGCCTGTTGCCGGTGATCGCGCTCGGCGCCTGGTGGGGAGTCGACTATCTCCGGGCCCGCTTGGCGGGCAACGGTTGTGACGCGCTGACACCGGTCGGGATCACCGCCGCGCCCGACATCGCGCCGGTGCTCACGCGGCTCGCGGCGACCGTGCCGCAGCAAGAATGCTTCAGTGTCACCGTGACCGCGAGCGAGTCGGCCAAAACCGCCGACCTGCTCGGGACCACCACCTCCGGCGGGCCCGACGTCTGGGTCCCCGAGTCGAGCACGATGCTGTCGCAGGCCAGGGACGCCGGTGCGTGGAACCTGCCGGAATCCGGTCAGCCGGTGGCGAATTCCCCGGTGGTGCTGGGACTTCCCGATGAGACCGCGCGGCGGTTCGGCTGGCCGGGGAAGACTCCGACCTGGCAAGAGATTCTCGACGACTCCCCGGTCGGGATGCCGGATCCGGCACGGGATCCGCTGGCGGCACGGGTGCCGCCATTCGGCGCAGGCAGCCAAACATGTTTGTTCCCTGGAACAACGTGA
- a CDS encoding SH3 domain-containing protein, with protein sequence MKIRSRIVRGAVGTIALAGAIMLGGAGEALAASGTVNTDSGVAVTVRSSPNTGASSVGTVASGTAVTIDCQTNGSTVTGKYGTTDIWDYVPSKGGYISDAYVYTGSDGRVAPDCAGSTLSCSTAGTGNPRTCAEAVAWAKAHVHTNNDPDYYRWCDRINSWAYGWTASGSETAYVHWTQLPSSYKHPGDTQVPAGGLAFFSNGGTGHTMISIGGGKFLSNDIHGKGSFTETTISEIKSAWNYTYLGWSQPWFKINH encoded by the coding sequence ATGAAGATCCGATCCAGGATCGTCAGAGGCGCCGTCGGCACGATCGCGCTGGCCGGGGCGATCATGCTCGGCGGCGCGGGTGAGGCGCTGGCGGCGTCGGGCACGGTGAACACCGACTCCGGGGTGGCGGTGACCGTGCGGTCGAGCCCGAACACCGGCGCGAGTTCCGTCGGCACGGTCGCGAGCGGCACCGCCGTCACGATCGACTGCCAGACGAACGGCTCGACGGTGACCGGCAAGTACGGCACCACCGACATCTGGGACTACGTGCCGTCGAAGGGCGGCTACATCAGCGACGCCTACGTCTACACCGGCTCGGACGGCCGGGTCGCCCCGGACTGCGCCGGCAGCACCCTCTCCTGCTCCACCGCGGGCACCGGAAACCCGAGGACCTGCGCCGAAGCCGTCGCGTGGGCGAAGGCGCACGTGCACACCAACAACGACCCGGACTACTACCGCTGGTGCGACCGGATCAATTCGTGGGCCTACGGCTGGACCGCGAGCGGCTCGGAGACCGCCTACGTCCACTGGACCCAGCTCCCCAGCTCCTACAAGCACCCCGGAGACACTCAGGTCCCCGCGGGCGGGCTCGCCTTCTTCAGCAACGGCGGCACCGGGCACACGATGATCTCCATCGGCGGCGGCAAGTTCCTGTCGAACGACATCCACGGCAAGGGCAGCTTCACCGAGACCACGATCTCGGAGATCAAGAGCGCGTGGAACTACACCTATCTCGGCTGGTCGCAGCCGTGGTTCAAGATCAACCACTGA
- a CDS encoding sigma-70 family RNA polymerase sigma factor encodes MDEVAPSTVPADSRAAATARRLPNPDSRLVRAAVAGDPDAIRELARFLSPHVFRYCAVRLGSAGTGACDAQDCAQEVLQAVLIALPRYRYRPDRFLAFVLGIAGHKVADLHRRRSREPVASVPEVGDGLALWARRDPDELERLEHRMQAGVLLARLPMPHRQVLVLRFVFGLSAEETAERLGLPSAGAVRTAQFRALARLRTLLTERNARYATDVPIIGQAAVPELVPV; translated from the coding sequence GTGGACGAGGTAGCGCCATCGACGGTACCCGCGGACTCCCGTGCCGCCGCCACGGCGAGACGGTTGCCCAACCCGGACAGCAGACTCGTCCGGGCGGCCGTCGCGGGTGATCCGGACGCGATCCGGGAACTGGCCCGCTTCCTTTCCCCGCACGTGTTCCGCTACTGCGCCGTCAGGCTCGGGAGCGCCGGGACGGGAGCTTGCGACGCACAGGACTGCGCGCAGGAGGTGCTGCAGGCGGTCTTGATCGCCTTGCCCCGCTACCGGTACCGCCCGGACCGGTTCCTCGCGTTCGTCCTCGGGATCGCGGGACACAAGGTGGCCGACCTCCACCGGCGCCGCTCCCGCGAACCGGTCGCCTCCGTCCCCGAGGTCGGCGACGGCCTGGCCCTCTGGGCCCGCCGCGACCCGGACGAGCTCGAACGGCTGGAGCACCGCATGCAGGCCGGGGTCCTGCTGGCCCGGTTGCCGATGCCACACCGGCAGGTGCTCGTGCTCCGGTTCGTGTTCGGTCTTTCGGCCGAGGAGACGGCCGAACGGCTCGGCCTGCCGAGCGCGGGAGCGGTCCGCACGGCCCAGTTCCGGGCGCTGGCGCGGCTGCGCACCCTGCTCACCGAGCGGAACGCCCGTTACGCGACCGATGTCCCGATCATCGGACAGGCCGCCGTACCGGAGCTCGTCCCGGTATAG
- a CDS encoding alpha/beta hydrolase: MRITGFDYQRVPVADGVALNVAVAGSGSPIVLLHGFPETHLMWRHVAADLAADHTVLCPDLRGYGESDKPADTGETYSKRSMAADVVAVAQAFGHDRFALAGHDRGALVALRAGLDHTDKVSHLAILDVLPTLDMWDVLHGVGAAVGFHLYLMAQPPGLPEQLIAAAPDAFFGHFLDAWTQQGDAIPADIRASYLEASRNAVTSIVADYRASAGIDVEHDKADREAGNRLAMPLTVLQQDWGAALGYDAVALWGAWAKDLDHRTVTSGHFMAEESPSEVVEALRALLTR, translated from the coding sequence ATGCGTATCACCGGATTCGACTACCAGCGCGTGCCCGTGGCGGACGGCGTGGCACTCAACGTCGCCGTCGCCGGGAGCGGCAGCCCGATCGTGTTGCTGCACGGCTTCCCCGAGACCCACCTCATGTGGCGGCACGTGGCGGCGGATCTGGCGGCGGACCACACCGTCCTCTGCCCTGACCTGCGAGGATACGGCGAGAGCGACAAGCCCGCCGACACCGGCGAGACCTACTCGAAGCGCTCGATGGCGGCCGACGTCGTCGCCGTCGCGCAGGCCTTCGGCCATGACCGGTTCGCCCTCGCCGGGCATGACCGCGGCGCGCTGGTGGCGCTGCGGGCCGGGCTCGACCACACGGACAAGGTGAGCCATCTCGCGATCCTCGACGTGCTGCCGACACTGGACATGTGGGATGTCCTGCACGGCGTCGGCGCGGCTGTCGGCTTCCACCTCTACCTGATGGCTCAGCCGCCAGGACTGCCGGAACAGCTGATCGCCGCCGCGCCCGACGCGTTCTTCGGTCACTTCCTCGACGCGTGGACACAGCAAGGCGACGCGATCCCCGCCGACATCCGGGCTTCGTACCTGGAGGCCTCGCGGAACGCGGTGACCTCGATCGTCGCCGACTACCGCGCGTCGGCGGGCATCGACGTCGAGCACGACAAGGCGGACCGGGAAGCGGGCAACCGGCTCGCCATGCCGCTCACCGTGCTCCAGCAGGACTGGGGCGCCGCGCTCGGCTACGACGCCGTCGCGCTCTGGGGCGCGTGGGCGAAGGACCTGGACCACCGGACCGTCACGTCGGGACACTTCATGGCCGAGGAATCACCGTCGGAGGTGGTGGAAGCGCTGCGAGCCCTGCTGACGCGCTAG
- a CDS encoding AfsR/SARP family transcriptional regulator gives MRFGVLGPLVAEDARGEVGLKGPRHRAVLARLLIARGRVVPVERLVDDLWERPPEGAVGAVQTFVGALRRALEPDRAPREPARLLVTVARGYALRADSVDAWEFEAAVTMARELLDAHRADAALSQVDTALALWRGPAYAGFAEEGWARGEVSRLTELRLLAGELRAEALLALGRAAEVIPELEPRVREYPLRENGSRLLALALYRSGRQGDALAVLRVARELLAVELGLDPGAALRDLEADILAQAPRLKPSVPKIAERPLIGRDTELAKLEEAAARSRLVLVSGDPGAGKTALAEAFSARLAARGWTTAWGSNPDGEGLPPAYAWSRILATLADAGYGAAPTADPATEDPVTARWRWHQAVASYLAGATPLLLVLDDLQWAGEETLALLTSVLDEPVLIVATYRGTDLPAPLTEFLGRAARAEPVRVYLGGLPETEIARLVRATTGEEIDPETAAALHRRSGGNAFFVRELARLLADEGPAALAAVPPGVRDVVRHRVEVLPDGVRDVVRRAAVIGTDVDLDVLEALVGETALDAAEIAVRRGFLIERAPRRFRFAHALVRDTLYHDLSRSRRGREHGKIAEALADLRPDDVDALAHHFLLSEEHPERAAHYARAAAERAEKRFAQAEAARLWDAALTAYDRSGASDTEKRLELIMGKARASAVAGGLGQSRRHRAEALELAEKPADPLLTARVIGAFDVPAVWTENDDPALASRIADAVERTLAALPAGRVAERCRLLATLAVELRNAGGRRAREAAREAEELARRLDDPALLAFALNARFLQSFDRAGLASRRAGIGAELVDLATRHGLVTFEVLGHLVLVQADSALADFAAADRHAAAADELGERYGLPLVGVFTRWYRAMRAAMTGEGGEAAYRAAAAGLAGTAMSGVDNGILALALFCDRIQRGLPPEAREESYGAYESWCRPVLPIPDSPRDLLYEARTCLHAVVAIELGDRAAMERLYAELLPADGEIAGAGSGMLTLRPVAYYLGELATALDLREAAAEHYRKARAIAMKAGSPHWG, from the coding sequence ATGCGGTTCGGGGTGCTCGGCCCGCTCGTGGCCGAGGACGCGCGGGGTGAGGTCGGGCTCAAGGGCCCGCGGCACCGGGCGGTGCTGGCAAGGCTGCTGATCGCCCGCGGCCGGGTCGTACCGGTGGAACGCCTGGTCGACGACCTGTGGGAGCGGCCGCCCGAGGGCGCTGTCGGCGCCGTCCAGACCTTCGTCGGCGCCTTGCGTCGCGCGCTGGAGCCGGATCGCGCGCCGCGTGAGCCCGCGCGGTTGCTCGTCACCGTCGCCCGTGGGTACGCCCTGCGCGCGGACTCCGTCGACGCCTGGGAATTCGAGGCCGCCGTCACCATGGCCCGCGAACTGCTCGACGCCCACCGAGCGGACGCGGCACTGTCGCAAGTGGACACCGCGCTCGCGCTGTGGCGCGGGCCCGCGTACGCCGGGTTCGCCGAGGAGGGCTGGGCGCGCGGCGAGGTCTCCCGGCTGACCGAACTCCGGCTGCTGGCGGGGGAACTCCGTGCCGAAGCCCTCCTCGCGCTCGGGCGGGCGGCCGAAGTGATCCCCGAGCTGGAACCGCGAGTACGCGAATACCCGTTGCGGGAAAACGGTTCCCGGCTGCTGGCGCTGGCGCTCTACCGATCGGGACGGCAAGGTGACGCGCTCGCCGTGTTGCGCGTCGCGCGCGAACTGCTCGCCGTCGAACTCGGTCTCGACCCCGGCGCGGCCCTGCGTGACCTGGAAGCCGACATCCTGGCGCAAGCACCCCGGCTGAAGCCGTCCGTGCCCAAGATCGCCGAGCGGCCCCTGATCGGCCGCGACACGGAGCTGGCGAAACTCGAGGAAGCCGCGGCCCGGTCCCGGCTGGTGCTCGTCTCCGGCGACCCCGGCGCGGGGAAGACCGCGCTCGCCGAGGCGTTCTCCGCCCGTCTCGCCGCGCGAGGCTGGACCACAGCCTGGGGAAGCAATCCCGACGGTGAGGGCTTGCCGCCCGCCTACGCGTGGAGCCGGATTCTCGCCACCCTCGCCGACGCCGGGTACGGCGCCGCGCCGACGGCGGACCCGGCGACCGAAGATCCCGTGACCGCGCGTTGGCGCTGGCATCAGGCGGTCGCGTCCTATCTGGCCGGTGCCACGCCACTGCTGCTGGTCCTCGACGACCTGCAGTGGGCAGGCGAGGAGACGTTGGCGTTGCTGACTTCGGTACTCGACGAGCCGGTGCTGATCGTCGCGACCTATCGCGGGACCGACCTGCCCGCCCCCTTGACGGAGTTCCTCGGCCGGGCCGCACGGGCCGAGCCGGTGCGCGTCTACCTCGGCGGCCTGCCCGAGACCGAGATCGCCCGCCTGGTCCGGGCCACGACCGGGGAGGAGATCGATCCGGAAACCGCCGCGGCGCTGCACCGTCGCAGCGGCGGGAACGCCTTCTTCGTCCGCGAACTCGCCCGCCTGCTGGCCGACGAGGGCCCGGCCGCCCTGGCCGCGGTGCCGCCGGGCGTCCGCGACGTCGTCCGGCACCGGGTGGAGGTGCTCCCGGACGGAGTCCGCGATGTGGTGCGGCGGGCGGCGGTGATCGGCACGGACGTCGATCTGGACGTACTCGAGGCCCTGGTGGGGGAAACCGCGCTTGACGCGGCGGAAATCGCGGTCCGGCGCGGGTTCCTGATCGAACGGGCACCGCGCCGGTTCCGGTTCGCGCACGCTCTCGTACGGGACACGCTCTACCACGATCTCTCCCGTTCGCGGCGGGGCCGCGAGCACGGCAAGATCGCCGAAGCGCTGGCGGATCTCCGCCCGGACGACGTGGATGCCCTGGCACACCATTTCCTCCTGTCCGAAGAGCACCCCGAGCGTGCCGCGCATTACGCGCGGGCCGCCGCCGAGCGAGCGGAAAAGCGTTTCGCGCAGGCGGAAGCGGCGAGACTGTGGGACGCGGCGCTCACCGCGTACGACCGGTCCGGTGCCTCCGACACGGAGAAGCGGCTGGAGCTGATCATGGGCAAGGCCCGCGCGTCGGCCGTGGCAGGCGGCCTCGGCCAGTCCCGGCGGCATCGCGCCGAAGCGCTGGAACTGGCGGAAAAGCCGGCCGATCCGCTGCTGACCGCGCGGGTGATCGGCGCCTTCGACGTCCCCGCCGTCTGGACCGAAAACGACGACCCGGCACTGGCCTCCCGGATCGCGGACGCCGTCGAGCGAACCCTCGCCGCGCTGCCGGCCGGACGCGTGGCCGAGCGATGCCGTCTGCTGGCGACACTCGCCGTCGAACTGCGGAACGCGGGCGGCCGGCGGGCTCGCGAGGCGGCAAGGGAAGCCGAGGAACTCGCCCGGCGGCTCGACGATCCGGCGTTGCTGGCCTTCGCGCTCAACGCCCGGTTCCTGCAGTCCTTCGACCGTGCGGGCCTCGCCTCGCGGCGGGCCGGGATCGGCGCGGAACTGGTCGACCTCGCCACCCGGCACGGGCTGGTGACGTTCGAGGTGCTCGGTCACCTCGTGCTCGTGCAGGCCGACAGCGCGCTCGCGGATTTCGCGGCCGCGGACCGGCATGCCGCGGCCGCCGACGAACTCGGGGAACGGTACGGCCTTCCGCTCGTCGGCGTGTTCACCCGGTGGTATCGCGCGATGCGGGCCGCGATGACCGGTGAAGGCGGGGAAGCGGCCTATCGGGCCGCGGCGGCGGGGCTCGCCGGGACGGCGATGTCCGGAGTGGACAACGGGATTCTCGCCCTCGCGCTGTTCTGTGACCGGATCCAGCGCGGCTTGCCGCCCGAAGCACGCGAAGAGAGCTACGGAGCCTACGAGAGCTGGTGCCGGCCGGTCCTCCCGATCCCGGATTCTCCACGGGACCTGCTGTACGAAGCCCGCACCTGCTTGCACGCCGTCGTCGCGATCGAACTCGGCGACCGTGCGGCGATGGAACGCCTCTACGCCGAGCTTCTCCCCGCCGACGGCGAGATCGCCGGGGCAGGAAGCGGAATGCTCACCCTCCGCCCGGTCGCGTACTACCTCGGTGAGCTGGCCACCGCCCTCGATCTGCGAGAGGCGGCCGCCGAGCACTATCGGAAGGCACGCGCCATCGCGATGAAGGCCGGCTCACCGCACTGGGGTTAG